The sequence below is a genomic window from Denitratisoma sp. DHT3.
CAAGCGGGTGGACTATTCCGGCCGTTCCGTGATCGTGGTGGGGCCCCAGCTCAAGCTGCACCAGTGCGGTCTGCCCAAGAAGATGGCGCTGGAACTGTTCAAACCCTTCATCTTCGAGCGTCTCGAGAAGATGGGCATCGCCAGTACCATCAAGGCGGCCAAGAAGGAAGTCGAGGCCGAGACCGGTATCGTCTGGGATATTCTGGAAGAAGTGATTCGCGAGCATCCGGTGCTGCTGAACCGCGCGCCGACGCTGCACCGGCTTGGCATCCAGGCTTTCGAGCCGACCCTGATCGAAGGCAAGGCCATCCAGCTCCATCCCCTGGTATGTACCGCCTTCAACGCCGACTTCGACGGCGACCAGATGGCCGTGCACGTGCCGCTGTCCCTGGAAGCCCAGATGGAAGCCCGCACTCTGATGCTGGCCTCCAACAACGTACTGTCTCCTGCCAACGGCGCTCCCATCATCGTTCCGTCCCAGGACGTGGTGCTGGGGCTGTACTACGCGACCCGTGAACACGCCGCCGCTCGTGGCACCGGGATGTATTTCACCGACGTCGCCGAGGTGCTGCGCGGCGTGGAGTCGCGCCAGGTGGACCTCCACGCCCGGATCTCGGTGCGCATCAAGGAGTACGACCGTGATGGTGACGGCTGGAAGGAAAAAGTCACCCGCTACTCGACCACGGCGGGCCGCGCCATCCTGTCCGAAATTCTCCCCAAGGGGCTGCCGTTCAAGGTCATCGACAAGGCGCTGAAGAAGAAGGAAATCTCCAAGCTGATCGACGAGTCCTTCCGCCGCTGCGGCCTCAAGGACACCGTGGTGTTCGCCGATCAACTGATGCAGTCCGGCTTCCGCCTGGCCACCCGCGGCGGCATCTCGATCGCCGTGGACGACATGCTGGTGCCCAACCAGAAACACGCGATCATCGACCAGGCCGAGGGCGAGGTTAAGGAAATCGAGCGCCAATACACCTCCGGTCTGGTGACCGTGGGCGAGCGCTACAACAAGGTGGTGGATATCTGGGGCCGTGCCGGCGACCAGGTGGCGAAGGCGATGATGGACCAGCTTTCCCATCAGGAAGTGACCAATCATGAAGGGAAGGCCGTCAAGCAGGAGTCCTTCAACTCCATCTACATGATGGCCGACTCCGGCGCCCGCGGCTCCGCCGCCCAGATCCGCCAGCTGGCCGGCATGCGCGGCCTGATGGCCAAGCCCGACGGCTCCATCATCGAGGTGCCCATCACGACGAACTTCCGCGAGGGCTTGAACGTTCAGCAGTACTTCATCTCCACCCACGGTGCCCGTAAGGGTTTGGCCGACACGGCGCTGAAGACCGCCAACTCGGGCTACCTGACCCGCCGCCTGGTGGATGTGACCCAGGACCTGGTGGTCACCGAACTGGATTGCGGCACCCAAAACGGCTTTGCCCTGCGCGCGCTCGTGGAGGGCGGCGAGGTGATCGAGCCCCTGCGCGAACGGATTCTGGGGCGGGTGGTCGCCAGCGACGTGATCAATCCCGATACGCAGGACGTGGTCTTCGAGGCGGGTACTTTGCTCGACGAGGACGCGGTCGACCTGATCGAGAGCCTGGGGATCGACGAAGTGCGCGTGCGCACGGCGCTGACCTGCGAGACCCGCTACGGCCTTTGCGCCAAGTGTTATGGCCGCGACTTGGGTCGCGGCTATCTGGTGAACGAGGGTGAAGCGGTCGGTGTCGTTGCCGCCCAATCCATCGGTGAACCCGGCACCCAGTTGACGATGCGTACCTTCCACGTCGGTGGTGCTGCTTCCCGGGCCGCCGCGCAGAGTCAGGTGGAGGCCAAGAGCGCCGGTACGGCCAACCTGTCCGCCACCATGCGCTATGTCACCAACCCGAAGGGCGAGAAAGTCGTGATTGCCCGTTCCGGCGAGGTGGTGATCGCGGACGACAATGGCCGCGAACGCGAGCGCCACAAGGTGCCTTACGGCGCCACCTTGTTGATCGAGGACGGCCAGCAGATCAAGGCCGGCGCCCAGCTGGCCAACTGGGACCCCCATACGCGCCCGATCGTGACCGAGTATGCGGGTACGGTGAAGTTCGAGCATGTGGAGGAAGGCGCCACCGTCGCCAAGCAGATCGACGAAGTCACCGGTCTGTCGACCCTGGTGGTGATCGAGTCCAAGGGACGCGGCAAGTCGTCGGCCAAGGGCTTGCG
It includes:
- the rpoC gene encoding DNA-directed RNA polymerase subunit beta', translating into MKALLDLFKQVTQEEEFDAITIGLASPDKIRSWSYGEVKKPETINYRTFKPERDGLFCAKIFGPVKDYECLCGKYKRLKHRGVICEKCGVEVTQAKVRRERMGHIELASPVAHIWFLKSLPSRLGMVLDMTLRDIERVLYFEAFVVVEPGMTPLNRAQLLTEDDYLAKVEEYGDDFTAVMGAEGIRELLRTIDIGHEIERLRQELETTGSEAKIKKLAKRLKVLEAFQQSGIKPEWMVLEVLPVLPPDLRPLVPLDGGRFATSDLNDLYRRVINRNNRLKRLLELKAPDIIVRNEKRMLQESVDSLLDNGRRGKAMTGANKRPLKSLADMIKGKSGRFRQNLLGKRVDYSGRSVIVVGPQLKLHQCGLPKKMALELFKPFIFERLEKMGIASTIKAAKKEVEAETGIVWDILEEVIREHPVLLNRAPTLHRLGIQAFEPTLIEGKAIQLHPLVCTAFNADFDGDQMAVHVPLSLEAQMEARTLMLASNNVLSPANGAPIIVPSQDVVLGLYYATREHAAARGTGMYFTDVAEVLRGVESRQVDLHARISVRIKEYDRDGDGWKEKVTRYSTTAGRAILSEILPKGLPFKVIDKALKKKEISKLIDESFRRCGLKDTVVFADQLMQSGFRLATRGGISIAVDDMLVPNQKHAIIDQAEGEVKEIERQYTSGLVTVGERYNKVVDIWGRAGDQVAKAMMDQLSHQEVTNHEGKAVKQESFNSIYMMADSGARGSAAQIRQLAGMRGLMAKPDGSIIEVPITTNFREGLNVQQYFISTHGARKGLADTALKTANSGYLTRRLVDVTQDLVVTELDCGTQNGFALRALVEGGEVIEPLRERILGRVVASDVINPDTQDVVFEAGTLLDEDAVDLIESLGIDEVRVRTALTCETRYGLCAKCYGRDLGRGYLVNEGEAVGVVAAQSIGEPGTQLTMRTFHVGGAASRAAAQSQVEAKSAGTANLSATMRYVTNPKGEKVVIARSGEVVIADDNGRERERHKVPYGATLLIEDGQQIKAGAQLANWDPHTRPIVTEYAGTVKFEHVEEGATVAKQIDEVTGLSTLVVIESKGRGKSSAKGLRPQVKLLDEHGEEIKIHGTDHVVTITFQVGSIITVKDGQPVSVGEILARIPQESAKTRDITGGLPRVAELFEARSPKDAGVLAEVTGTVSFGKDTKGKQRLVITEPDGTAHEYLISKDKHVMAHDGQVVNKGEVIVDGSADPHDILRLKGVEELARYIIDEVQDVYRLQGVKINDKHIEVIVRQMLRRVVVTDRGDSKFIREEQVERSLLLDENDKLLSEGKRPADYQHQLLGITKASLSTDSFLSAASFQETTRVLTEAAIMGKRDELRGLKENIIVGRLIPAGTGHAYHQTRRKQSDGLDAAEGVFDLPPAEESSTEGTQAA